The following nucleotide sequence is from Cercospora beticola chromosome 2, complete sequence.
TTGTTTGGATGAGGAGGTGCAGTGTAGTACCATGCCGTTTGCTGTGCAGAGCTTTTCGGTTGCGATGACGGATCCGAAGGATGTTGGGCAGAGTAGTTGTGCGGTTGCGAAGGTTAGCGgggcggagaggagggtgGTGAGATCGTGGGCGACGAGTAGTGGGGTCGCGGTGGTAGTTGGGATACTATTAGGGTTTGGGTATTTATCGTGAAAAGCAGTTTTTGTCTTTGttcttgcagctgctgtgctcTGGCTTGTGATCCTGCTTGACGGGCTTTGGATGTTTCGCATGGCTTCTGCGACTTCGAAGTAAGAGTTCATTCGACGACACTTGTTGCTTCAGCGCATAACACCGGGATGATACTGGTGTCCACACTGGCTTTGTGATACCCTTTGCAGCACTCTGAAGAGGTATGCGTTACTTGCTTTGAATACTCTCGGCCATCTGCGCTAGCCGGGCCCGCGCCTTCAGCGGTTGCTGACAACGGGAGGCCGGTTTCAACGTTTCTTCCAGGTTCTTGGACTCCTTCCTGAAGCTGATGTATGATAACAACGTTGTCTCCAATAGGGACATGCCCTGAAGAGTGCCTAGATGCGACAGACTTTACCAATTGGAATCCGAAACCTCTGGGCGTGATCCAGAACGCAAATTTGACTTTCTGCGGCGTCAAGGGCTTCTGCTACAGATTGCGTTTCGCGTGCACATAGGACCAGAAGTGACGTTGAGTAATCGCCGAAGGGAGGCAAGTATCTGTCTACACTGAACCTAATTGCAGACACGCTTGTAGTCAAGCTGGAGGCGCCAGAGCTTGTGAGCTTGAACATAGTCTTGTCTCTTAGGGATAACGCTCGCCGTGTCGCCAAAAGTGCGTGTGTATACTGCAGCCAGTGTTGCACCAGCATGCAATTCCTTGTCGACGCTGATCATCCGCGCACTTCCACTTCATGAGATATCAAACCGGCTTCGGATGTGCTGCTGTTCCAGAGCCGCGGTTTTCCAGCTTAGGTGACAACGAATCGTATGCACTCTGCTGCATGTGATTGTCAAGCATCAACCATTCTCCAGTCACTTGGCAAAGTGACGAGAGCATGCTGCTAGTCATGAACAGAACATATATTAAGCAGTGTCACTCGCAGGTTCCTGTGAGGATATCACAGCCATTCAGCACAGCACCAGCAACAACCAACCTACCTCCACCACTTCAACGCCGAACAACGCAAACATGCAGTTCCAGCTCGcctctcttcttgctctcggcCTCGCGGTCTGCAACGTCCTGGCTGCTCCAGTCTCCGGAGATGCTCTTGTTCCTCGCGAGGAGCAGGCCGCGCAGACGTCCAACGACTTCATCGATGACGCTGCTCGCGCAGCAGGCGATTTCTCTGCCGCTTACCAGAATGGCCGTGACTACCGATATGGACGCAACAACCCGTATGACCGCGATTACTACTATGATGGCCCCTACCAGAATGATCCTTACGGCCGACACCGCTATGGCCCTGGATATGACAGATGTGAGTCGGACCCAGTTCAAATGAGCTGGTGGCAGCGAGCTGACAGATCGACCACAGATGGAAACGGCCGTGGTCCATGGTGGAACTAGATGTTCAACTCGGTGGCTGCAGAGTGAAGGGCTGGATGTCGTATAGCGCAACTTGTACTTTGTGACAACAAAGGTTGTGATGGGTCTTGAGTCGGCATGGTGCTAGCTATAAGCAGTAGTCTGGTATGAAAAGCGCAGTGTCACTCTGCGTGCTCTGCGAGACAGTTTCAATGTACCCGCTGTCAACCTACGGTGCTCTGATGTTCAATGATGGCATCGTCACTGCATGGTTTCCGAGCCCCAAGTGAGGAAGCAGTCACCGTCGAAAATGTCACCCGAGCGCGTGTCGATTCAGGAAGTAGCGAGCTTGCGTAATTATAGTTGAGACAGACAGAAGTTGATTCTGGTTGAGCGGAGGATCCATAAGAGAGCACCGCGTCTGacgagaaggtgaagaagttcTTGGCATGTCGTGAAGTGGAAGTTGCGGAGTGGACTCGGACTTCCGCAGAGCCGCGTCTCTCGTCTAGActtctggtgctgctggcacACGCTTCCTCGGTGCCATAGCCCAATGTCGAAACGAGTGTGTCTTTCGTTACTCTCCGCGCCCCAGCGGCCCCATCATCAGCAGACGTGTCGCTTGCTCCTCCAGCGACAGCAAATATggaacaccaccacctccaccgcccgCGATAGCCACCAAACGGGTCGATTGGCTCGCCCATCATGCCGCTCCTTTTCATCCACCTCTTGCCAGCGCGTCGGCATCAATCGCATGGCCGGTAGACCGCAACAGAAGCCCCAGCAGTCGATAACCCTGCAACAGAAACAGGCAATGAAGAAAATGCAGGCTTCTGGCGAACACCTCGATCACGTCGGCCTTCTCGAAGGCACCTTTGTTCCACCTACAGGCGAGAAGCTTCCTTCGCTCTTTTCTGATCCACGCGGCCGCTGGAAAGTAGTACGGCATCAATTCAAATCATGGATCGGGATCATGCAATCCCGCCTCACGGCCTTTTGGTTTGTGAAACCAAGGCTAAAACTGGAGGTTGGCAAGACTCCACGCATTGCGAAAGAGTTGTATGAGGAGATGTATGCCGCTTTTGCCAACGGTAATATGGCAGCAATGCAGGGGAAGGTTGCGCCTGGGCTGCTGAGGAGCTTGAATGACCGGATTGCACAACGCACGCCGAACACGCATCTTCAGTGGAAATTGCACAAATACATCGGAAGTCCGGAGTGTGTCAGCTACAAATTTGCCATGCCAGAGGTCAAGGGCCCGAACACCACGAGAACAGGTCTCATGCAAGCTGTGGTGAGAATCAAGTCGCAACAAAGCCTGCTACAAGTGAGGAGGCAGAGGATGAGGGATCCAGCTACAAAGCAGCAGGTTGTGGCGGAGGTGCCGATTGATCGAAATGGGAAAGAGATTCAAAACTTCGACCGGGAGGTTGAGGAAAAGAAGAACATGAAGACCATGGTGGAGTATTTCGTGATTGAGCGACTCTTGATCAAGGGACAACTGGGTTCGTGGAGGGCGTGGGGAACAACACAGGAGGCGGATCTGTCGAAACTTCTGAAGGCAGAGAGGGAGAAACACAAGGCCTTGATGGGCGAGGAATCACCGACGGGATGATGAGCAGCATAGCAAGAATTTGCAGCTGCTGATATCTCATTCGGACAGGGAATGAATGAGGGAGGGTTGTTTGGCATACAAGGACAATCCGAAAGTTGCAGGGTGCAACTTGTACAGAAGATGTTGGACGGCATGCCAATTATCGCATGAGCAGCAAAGCCACCAAAGCCTATAATGCACAGCCCCGAACCACATTGAACATTTCAAGCACTTCGTTAGCTCCACGACATTCAATGCCGAGTGGTTGCGTCCATCTTCGCGGCTTGTGATTCGCATAGTGGGACGTGGCGTGCTCAGAAGAAGGCTGAACTGCAACATCCAAAGACGAGTACATGGTGGTTTTCGTCCGCATAACGAATACTGTCAGGTGATGCGACATTTAGCAATGACATGCGTAAAGTCGATCTGGTCCGTAACTAATACGCTCTCGGGATTGTGAGAGAGGTACAACCCCAAAATTCATTGTACCATATTGGAGATGTACGCTAGCAAGAATGATCGATCAACTTCAAATCAATACCAGTGCTACGCAAAGTTTCGTGTATTCAATAGGCATCAAATGAGTTCACCAACGGTTGTACTGCTCGGAAATAGAAAATGCATCGTTGCCAGGGTTTAGGGTGCCGAGGCTGATACAGTGACGCCCATTTTATTGAGATCGATTCTTGCTCTCTGTAGAGTTGACGAGGCCAGACAGAGTAGCGTCGGGATCTCAAGGTTAGTGTTTCGGTGCTGCGGCGAAGCAGGGGTGCCTCAGGTTGCGCGACTTCCACAATCGGATGCCAAGCCGCCCACTCTCGCGGAGCCACGATTTTCGAAGCGCCGACTCTCCAACGACGTTTTGACCTTGACGAGGACAACCCATTCCACCCAGCGACCAGGACAAATACCGCCAACATGACCAAGGGTACCAGCTCCTTCGGAAAGTGAGTTGGCGCACGGCAATTGCAGCAACCAGAGGCCATGCTGACCGCACACCAGGCGCCACAACAAGTCGCACGTTCTGTGCAGACGTTGCGGTAAGTCGGCTCTCGCAAATGGAAATGACGATCAGAGGAGGAGGCATTGGAGTGAGGAGGATATTGGACAGAAAATACGCGGTTGAGAGGGATGCTTGGGAAGGGGAATAATGCTGATGAGAATGGGACATACAGGCCGCCGCTCCATGCACGTCCAGAAGCACACCTGTGCCAACTGCGGATACCCAAGCGCCAGCGTTAGAAAGTGTACGTGAAGCCACCGCGAGCCAGGACGAAAGCGACCGCGATCTCGACTCGACATGCGCACGAACAACTACTAACA
It contains:
- a CDS encoding uncharacterized protein (antiSMASH:Cluster_6), which gives rise to MQFQLASLLALGLAVCNVLAAPVSGDALVPREEQAAQTSNDFIDDAARAAGDFSAAYQNGRDYRYGRNNPYDRDYYYDGPYQNDPYGRHRYGPGYDRYGNGRGPWWN
- a CDS encoding uncharacterized protein (antiSMASH:Cluster_6), with the protein product MAGRPQQKPQQSITLQQKQAMKKMQASGEHLDHVGLLEGTFVPPTGEKLPSLFSDPRGRWKVVRHQFKSWIGIMQSRLTAFWFVKPRLKLEVGKTPRIAKELYEEMYAAFANGNMAAMQGKVAPGLLRSLNDRIAQRTPNTHLQWKLHKYIGSPECVSYKFAMPEVKGPNTTRTGLMQAVVRIKSQQSLLQVRRQRMRDPATKQQVVAEVPIDRNGKEIQNFDREVEEKKNMKTMVEYFVIERLLIKGQLGSWRAWGTTQEADLSKLLKAEREKHKALMGEESPTG